The Actinomycetota bacterium genome includes a region encoding these proteins:
- the rplC gene encoding 50S ribosomal protein L3, giving the protein MATVITKGILGRKLGMTQVFDEAARAIPVTVVEVGPCRVSQVKTPEKDGYAAVQLAFDELKPGKLTKPEEGHLTRKGLKPHRHLVELRVADVSGFKVGQELRADVFEAGEKVDVVGTSKGKGFAGVYKRHNFGGAPASHGTERKHRVPGSVGAGTTPARVFKGQKLPGRMGHDRVTTLNLEVVKSDPERNLLLVRGSVPGPNGGMVVVRSAVRRPS; this is encoded by the coding sequence ATGGCAACGGTCATCACCAAGGGCATCCTCGGGCGCAAGCTCGGCATGACGCAGGTCTTCGACGAGGCTGCGCGGGCCATCCCCGTCACCGTCGTCGAGGTCGGCCCCTGCCGCGTCTCCCAGGTGAAGACCCCCGAGAAGGATGGGTACGCCGCGGTCCAGCTCGCGTTCGACGAGCTCAAGCCCGGGAAGCTGACGAAGCCGGAGGAGGGACACCTAACCCGCAAGGGCCTGAAGCCCCATCGCCACCTCGTCGAGCTCCGGGTGGCCGACGTGTCCGGCTTCAAGGTCGGACAGGAGCTGCGCGCCGACGTGTTCGAGGCGGGGGAGAAGGTCGACGTCGTGGGTACGTCCAAGGGCAAGGGGTTCGCCGGTGTCTACAAGCGACACAACTTCGGCGGGGCCCCGGCCAGCCACGGGACGGAGCGCAAGCACCGCGTCCCGGGGTCGGTCGGCGCCGGCACCACCCCCGCACGCGTCTTCAAGGGGCAGAAGCTCCCGGGGCGGATGGGCCACGACCGCGTGACCACCCTCAACCTCGAGGTCGTCAAGAGCGACCCGGAGCGCAACCTCTTGCTCGTCAGGGGTTCGGTCCCCGGTCCGAACGGCGGCATGGTCGTCGTCCGGTCCGCCGTGAGGAGGCCCTCGTGA
- the rpsJ gene encoding 30S ribosomal protein S10: MATAAANRIRIKLKAFDHEVVDLSAKRIVDTVLRSGARVSGPVPLPTERNVICVIRSPHKDKDSREHFEMRTHKRLIDVIDPTPRTIEDLTRLDLPAGVDIEIKLAGAGVR; this comes from the coding sequence ATGGCAACGGCGGCAGCGAACCGTATCCGGATAAAGCTGAAGGCCTTCGACCACGAGGTCGTGGACCTCTCGGCGAAGCGCATCGTGGACACCGTGCTGCGTTCGGGCGCCCGCGTGTCCGGACCCGTGCCGCTGCCGACCGAGCGCAACGTCATCTGCGTGATCCGGTCCCCGCACAAGGACAAGGACTCGCGTGAGCACTTCGAGATGCGGACCCACAAGCGGCTCATCGACGTGATCGACCCCACGCCGCGCACGATCGAGGACCTCACCCGCCTCGACCTGCCCGCGGGTGTCGATATCGAGATCAAGCTCGCCGGGGCGGGGGTGCGATAG
- a CDS encoding elongation factor Tu — PGDNTEMSVELITPIAMEEGQRFAIREGGRTVGAGRVVKIEK; from the coding sequence GCCTGGTGACAACACGGAGATGTCGGTTGAGTTGATCACTCCTATCGCGATGGAGGAGGGTCAGCGGTTCGCCATCCGTGAGGGTGGTCGTACGGTTGGCGCCGGCCGAGTCGTGAAGATCGAGAAGTAG